A window of Pirellulales bacterium genomic DNA:
GGGACCGATCGATGCCCGCGCTGCGCGGGCGCCATCGCCGGACCTGCGGCCCGCTGCCCGCATTGCCACGATCGGCGACTGTACTTCGATCACGTTCTCGCGCTCGGTTCCTACACCGATACGCTGCGGCAATGCGTGCTGCGGCTGAAGGGGCCAGGAAACGAAGCACTTGCCAAAGCGATGGGGCAACTGCTCGCCCAACAAGCGCAGGCGCTGCAGCTGGAGAAGCCGGATGCCGTGATCGCCGTGCCGATGCATTGGGGGCGGCGATTGGTGCGCCGTGCCAATAATGCCGAGCTGATCGCCGCGGCACTGGCGACACGACTGCGCGTCCCGCTTTGGCATCGGGCCGTGCGCCGGGTGCGCAACACCCGCAAGCAGGGCCCCATGCTGCGGACCGAGCGGTTGCATAACATGCGCGGCGCCTTCCGGGCACGAGCGGAATTCGACTTCGCGAAGCGCCGCATCCTGGTGGTCGACGACGTCCTCACCACCGGCGCCACTTGCGACGAGCTGGCCAAGGTCCTCCGGCGCGCAGGGGCCGCGACGGTGACGGTGGCCGTGCTGGCCCGGGCCGAAACGCTCCGTTGAAGAAATCGGCCATCGCTTATAATGCACCTTCGCTACGACGTCTTTGGAAACAGTTGAAGAATAGGATCCCCTGTTGTCTTCCGGCCCGTTACGAATCGGTACCCGTGCGAGCATCCTGGCCCGTTGGCAGGCCGATTGGGTCGCGGCGCGGCTGCGCGAGCACGGGCAACCGATCGAGATCGTGCTCGTATCGACGCGCGGCGATCGCGACCAGTCACGTTCCATCGGCGCGATCGGCGGCGATGGCCTCTTCACCAAGGAATTGCAGCGCAGCCTGCTGGCCGAGGAAATCGACCTGGCTGTGCATAGCTTGAAGGACTTGCCCACCGAACCGGTGGCGGGCCTGACGATCGGCGCCGTGCCGCAGCGTGGACCGATCGGCGACGTTTTGGTAGCCCGCGACGCAAAGAGCTTCGCCGAGCTGCGGCAAGGCGCAGTCATCGGCACCGGCAGCCAGCGACGGCGTGCGCAATTGCTGCACGCGCGCTCGGATCTCGTGATGAGGGACGTGCGCGGCAATGTCGAAACGCGTCTGCGGAAGCTGCGCGATGGCGAATACGA
This region includes:
- a CDS encoding ComF family protein, which translates into the protein MSLELLRQLRAGSASRGVARAARAALELVLPPRCAWCLADSPSVAAGTLLCEVCRREMLGQGTDRCPRCAGAIAGPAARCPHCHDRRLYFDHVLALGSYTDTLRQCVLRLKGPGNEALAKAMGQLLAQQAQALQLEKPDAVIAVPMHWGRRLVRRANNAELIAAALATRLRVPLWHRAVRRVRNTRKQGPMLRTERLHNMRGAFRARAEFDFAKRRILVVDDVLTTGATCDELAKVLRRAGAATVTVAVLARAETLR
- the hemC gene encoding hydroxymethylbilane synthase, with the protein product MSSGPLRIGTRASILARWQADWVAARLREHGQPIEIVLVSTRGDRDQSRSIGAIGGDGLFTKELQRSLLAEEIDLAVHSLKDLPTEPVAGLTIGAVPQRGPIGDVLVARDAKSFAELRQGAVIGTGSQRRRAQLLHARSDLVMRDVRGNVETRLRKLRDGEYDALILAEAGLTRLGLAHEITELLPPSLMLPAIGQGALGIECRADDARTRAAIQPLDDVNTHCAVTAERELLRALSGGCLAPVAAWGRIEPDGLLRLTAAVLSVDGRQRLFAEDTAAAESAEELGQKVAADLAAQGAAELIRAARES